The segment CCCCTCTAGGATTTCCTGCCTGCATTGTACCGCTTCCTCAAACGGCCGGCAAGATGCGCCCTTTCGTATTCAGCTTGTTGATTTCGGCAACAAGGTCCTCCGGCTTTTCTGCCGGCTGGCCCCCTCCTGGCACCCGGGCGTCATTGATTGCCCGTTCTTTCAAGGCACCGATTCTAGTCCTTCAGGCTCTTGCGCTCCAGGAGCGCTTTCGCCAGCTTCTTTTTCCTCGCCTCCCGTCGGCTGGTTAGACACAGAAAAAAAGAAAAAAGTTCCCGTATGTCTCGCCGGCTCACCGGCGGTGGTATTACCTGTAAGGCGAAAGCCGGTTCCAAAAAGGACTGCCTGCTCAGACCCGTATCCCCGGCCTGTGAAGGAACGCCATTTTGAAATTTCTTGGTTACAGTGCCAGTCCCTCCGGCCGGCGGAAAATTTCTGCCCCGGGGGCGGTAAATTCAGGGAGCAGGGGAGAAGTGAGGGAGTCTTCCGGCCCGTACACTCCGGCCAAAAGCCAGCCCCTTTCGCCGGCGCTGAATACCTCCACCGTTTCGGCGGCGGGGTCAACCACCCAGTACTCCCTGACTCCGTAGCGCAGGTACAACCTGCTTTTCTGCAGCCGGTCGCGGCGCCCCGAGTTGGGCGAGAGCACCTCCACCACCAGGTCCGGCACCCCTCTCAGGCACTCCTCGCGCAGCAGGGAAAAACGCTCCCGCGAGAGGTAGAGTACATCCGGCTGCAAAACCACGTCCTCGGCCGGCACGATGTCAAAGGGCGCAAATAAAACGAGACCCAGGTTATGCTTTTCCACGAAGGCGCGCAAGAGCGCTGCAATGTTGGCCACGACGTACTGGTGCGAAAACCCCGGCACAGGCGTCAAGACCAAATCCCCCTCCAGCAGCTCGTAGCGCTGCCCATCGTCGATTTTTAAATAGTCGGTATAGGTTAACTTTTTTCCGGAAGGTTCGCGGGTGGCTGTTTTTTCCGGCACTGCACTCACCATCTCTCTGAAGTTTCGCGTGCACCTTGTTTGCAGGTTCATTATAAATGCTCCTAAGAAAAAATTGTAAACAGCTTTTTCGCCCTTATGAGCACGAGCAACTTGACTTAGTTCTTAGCCTAGTCTACAATGAGGTCAGGAGGCGTTGAAAATGCCCAGAAAAGTCAATATTCATGAGGCGAAGACGCATTTTTCAAAACTTTTGGCTCGCGTAAAGGAAGGCGAGGAAATTATCATCGCAAAAGCAGGTAAACCTGTTGCCCGTCTTGTTCCGGTAAAGGAGCAGCCTGCAAAGCGTGTTCCTGGAAGTGCAAAAGGAAAGATCACCATTGCCCCTGATTTTGATGTACCGCTTGCGGAGTCTGTTCTGGAGTTGTTTGAGAAATGAGGGCGCTCCTTGACACCCATACCTTTTTATGGTGGATTACCGATGATCCCCAGTTGTCTCCGCGCGTCAGGGAAATCATCAGCAGCGGTGAAAACAAGTTGTTTCTCAGTGCCGCGAGCGGCTGGGAGATGGCTATTAAAGCTGCTTTAGGAAAATTGACTTTTCCAGGGAGTTTGAAGATCTTCATCATCGAACAACTGGCCGTGAATGGAATCGATTCCTTGCCTGTGGAACTGGCCCACGCCCTTCACGTGTCTACACTGCCGGTTATTCATCGCGATCCGTTTGACCGGCTTCTCATCGCCCAGGCCCAGTTGGAAAATCTCCCGATCCTCACTGCAGATCCTCAAATTGGCCGCTATGATGTGGAAGTCATCTGGTAACACCGGGGAGCCGGAGTACGGCCCGGGGGGCAAGGGGGAACTCATGAGAGCCGCATCTGTCTTGACTGCCCCTTTTAATCAGGATTAGTCATGATAAGATCGTACTTGCCGGTACATTGATAGTTAGTGCAAAGATGTACGAAAGTGAGGTTGGTGAAGATGGTACAGCGCCCGAGCTGTTGGGAGACGAAGCCGGGTGGAGAATGTTTCAAGGTGGATTCTCAAGTTGAACCCCAAGGGGCAGGCGACAATACCTGTGGAACCGCATTAAAATCTTGAACCCCCTGGAAGAGAGCCTGCTGCCGGAGGAGGAGCCGGAGCGGTAGTCAGGGGAACCAACCTGATCCCGGTGATGCTTGTGGTTCCTGAGCTGTATTCATACCGGGGAGCATCAGCGCTGCTCCCCGGTTTCGCTTTAATGACTTGGGCTGCAATGCTGTTTTGTAGGGCAGGAATAAGCTTCCAGTTAAATCGAGGGCCTTCTGTTCTGGTAATGGGAACGTCTTTGCTTTGGCTGGTACGGGGGACAGCCGCTGCTCTGGCTGGCCGGGCCGGGGAGCGGCGGTAAAGTCTGCCTGGCCAATGGTGAGGCAGGAATTTCCACCTCCTTTGTCGAAGTGCAAGATTGTCTGGAAGTTCCGCACGGTGGGTGAGACCTCTGATGCTGAGGGGGCCACCTTTGCCGCCACCGTGAACGCCGCCGGGAGGTGATGGGGGCGTGGCTGGAGCACGAGCGCCTCGGCTACAACTACCGGATGGACGAGATGCCGGCTGCCCTGGGTGTATCCCAGTTCCGGCGCCTCGAGCAGTTTCTGGAGAAACGTGAGCAGGTGGCGCGCCTTTACACGGAGCTGCTCTCTGGTCTGGAGTGGGTGCGGCCGCCGGTTGTGCGGCCCTACGTTCGCATGAGCTGGTTCGTCTACGTGGTCACCCTCGCCGGGGGGATCGACCGGGGTCCTGTAATGCAGGCCCTGGAGGCGCGGGGCATTCCCTGCCGGGGCTACTTTTCCCCGGTCCACCTGCAGCCCTACATCAGGGAGCGGTTCGGTTACAAGGGCGGGGAGCTCCCCGTTACGGAAGCGGTCGCCGGGAGGACGGTGGCCCTGCCCTTTCACAACAATCTTTCCAGAGCCGAAGTGGACATGGTGGTGGACGCCCTGGCCGGCGCCCTGGAAGAGGCTGTTAAATGAATGGTCTCTGTAGGCTGGCGGCCCGTGTTATGTT is part of the Bacillota bacterium genome and harbors:
- a CDS encoding Uma2 family endonuclease; amino-acid sequence: MVSAVPEKTATREPSGKKLTYTDYLKIDDGQRYELLEGDLVLTPVPGFSHQYVVANIAALLRAFVEKHNLGLVLFAPFDIVPAEDVVLQPDVLYLSRERFSLLREECLRGVPDLVVEVLSPNSGRRDRLQKSRLYLRYGVREYWVVDPAAETVEVFSAGERGWLLAGVYGPEDSLTSPLLPEFTAPGAEIFRRPEGLAL
- a CDS encoding type II toxin-antitoxin system VapC family toxin, whose protein sequence is MRALLDTHTFLWWITDDPQLSPRVREIISSGENKLFLSAASGWEMAIKAALGKLTFPGSLKIFIIEQLAVNGIDSLPVELAHALHVSTLPVIHRDPFDRLLIAQAQLENLPILTADPQIGRYDVEVIW
- a CDS encoding type II toxin-antitoxin system Phd/YefM family antitoxin is translated as MPRKVNIHEAKTHFSKLLARVKEGEEIIIAKAGKPVARLVPVKEQPAKRVPGSAKGKITIAPDFDVPLAESVLELFEK